ATCAGCGCCCTCTGGTCGGTGGGCATGGCCACCGGCGTGCTGTTCATTGCCCGCACCCCGGGCTACAACGTCGATCTCATGAGCTATCTCTTCGGCAACATTCTCATGATCCCCCGGCAGGATCTCTACCTGATATTCGTCCTCGACCTGGCTATCGCCCTGGTCATTCTGCTTTTCTACAAGCAATTTCTGGCCGTGGCCTTCGATGAGGAATTCGCCCGACTACGGGGTGTTCGCGTTGACCTCTTCTATCTGCTGCTTCTTGCCCTCGTCTCGTTGACCGTCGTCATCCTGATCCAGGTGGTCGGTTTGATCATGGTCATCGCCCTGCTCACCTTGCCGGCAGCCATTGCTGGACATTTTGTCCATTCCCTGGCTAAAATGATGGTGCTGGCGACGCTTTTTGGGGCTTTTTTTACCACCGGCGGGCTCTTCATCTCTTACCAGCCGGATCTTCCCGCCGGGGCCACTACCGTTCTGCTGGCGGGGTTGGGATATCTGCTTTCTTCCCTCTTTGCCAGCCTGCGCCATCGGATTCGACGTCCTATCGCCTCGCGTTGATCCCCAAGTCGACAGGACACCCTACTCTGGAGACCAACCATGATGACCGCTTTCTGGGGGATTATTACCCTCGGCATCCTGATATTTGTTCATGAACTGGGTCACTTTGCCGTCGCCAAATGGTCCGGCGTCAAGGTCCTGCGTTTTTCTCTCGGTTTCGGTCCCCGTCTGCTTAGCTGGAAAAAAGGGGAAACGGAATACCTGGTTTGCCTGCTCCCCTTTGGGGGCTATGTCCAGATGCACGGGGAACGCAAGAACAACCCCGACGAAGCGCCCGTCAGCAGCGACGACGACAGAGCCTTCACCAACAAAGGGGTTTTCACCCGCATGGCCATTGTGGCGGCGGGACCGCTGACCAACTTGTTACTCCCCTTTCTCATCCTGCCTGTCGCCTACCTTGTCGGGATACATACCCCCGCCTACCAGATCGCCACGCCACAGGTCGGCCATGTGGCCACGCAAAGCCCGGCCGACGACAGCGGCTTTCGTGAAGGGGATCTGCTCGCAAGTATCGAAGGGCGCCGGGTCGCGACCTGGGAAGAAGCCAATTCGGTGTTCGCCATGGCAGCCAAAGAAGAAGTGAGCGTCACCGTTAGCCGTCAGGGACAGAACCAGGATTTGCAGCTCGCCAAGGTCGCCGGTGAGAGCTACGACCTGCGCAGTGTCGGGATTTTTCCGGAGCAGGCCGCGGTACTCGGCGAGGTTTTCGAAGGGGATCCCGCCCGGGTAGCGGGCCTGCGCGAAGGGGATCGCATCGTCGCCATCAACGGCACGCCCATCAACAGCTGGTACGATGTCGGCACAGTTATCAATGCCGCGGGCGGGGCCGAGGTGACCGTGGAGGTACAGCGTGCGGAGGAGCGCCTTCGCTTTACCATGCTGCCGGAACAGAGCTCCCAGGGGCGTTTTCTTATCGGCATCTCGCCGCTGCAGGAGACTTACCTGAAGCACTTCCCCCCACTCGAAGCCGTAAAAGCCGGAGCCCAAAAGACAGTGGAGCTGATGCGCCTCACCGGCGATTTCCTGCGGCAGTTGGTGGCCGGCAACATTTCCACCGACAATATCGGCGGACCGGTTATGATCGTACAGACCGCCGGGGCCGCAGCCGAGACGGGAATAGCCGCCACCCTGCTTTTCCTAGCCTTTCTCAGCATTCAGCTCGGTTTTCTGAATCTGCTACCCGTGCCGGTGCTCGACGGCGGACATCTCGTCTTCTTTCTCATCGAACTGATTTTCGGCCGTCCCCTGCCCCAGGCCGCCCAGGAAACCGCTCTGAAATTCGGGCTACTCCTGTTGCTTCTGCTCATGGGGCTGGCCCTGTTCAACGATTTCAGCCGCTTCTTCTCCTGATCTCAGCTTGCAGCCTTGGCTTTCTCCGGTACTATTGGGGGAAACAACCATGGCCGTCCGCTCGCGACGGTACGACAGGGAGGTAATCCACGATGCATCAGTTAAAAGTTATACTGCTGGCAGGGATGGCCCTGATGCTGGCGCCTTTGAACCTGTGGGGGGCCGAAGAAGGCGTCACCTACCGCGGCCGCGGGGACAGCGCCCCCATTTTCAGCCTGGCGAGCAGCCAGGACCGGCTTTTTTCCTATGATCGGGATTTTTATGGCAAGCACCACCTGATCCTGACCTTTTTCCCTGCCGCTTTCACCCCTGTCTGAACGGGTGAAATGGAGGGTCATCAGAGGAACCTCTACCTCTATGACCGCTTCAACGCCCGCGTCGCGGGCGTCAGCCGGGACAACGTCGATACACTTAAATACTTCGCTGAAGAATACGGCCTGACCTTCCCCCTCTTCTCCAACACCTCTTCCTACCTGGGAACCTGGCTCGGCGCCTACGCGCCGGGGTCGCCCGTCTTTGCCCGGCGGACCGTAGTCATCGACAAATGGGGGACCATCCGCTACAGCAAGAGCGGCAATCCGAACTATCATGAAGTTTTGCAGGTCCTTAAAGAGCTGCATGCCGAGGAGGTGTCGCCATGATTTTTTCCCTCACCGGTCTATGGCGCCAGCTGGTTATTCTGGCGATTCTGCTGCTCTTTTCCGGCTGCGCCTGGCTTCCCACCCCCGCCCCGCCGCCGGTCGTCCTTCAGGTCCAGGAAGACGGTACCTCGGTGTGGCAGGACGAATTCGCCTTTGTCCCGCCGCCAGCCCCCTGGGAGCTCGTTCAACTTGATGAAGACGATTATTCGCTGGCGTACATGAAATTGTGCCGGGACAGCTATCCCTGCCAGTCCACTCTGGCCTATGCGGAAGAACCCTTTGGCTATTCTCTTGATTTTGAACGGCGGGTACCGGAGTTTTTCAAACGATTCCTCTGGGCCTCCCGGGTACAGTTCGCCAAACCGACTCTGGAGAAGACGACTCTCTTCGGAAAGGAAGCGCTGATCGCCGACACCGAAGGGATTGAGCCTGTCAAGGGCCACAAGGTCTGGAGCAAAATCGTCTTTGCCCGTCGAGGCGAGCGGGTCGTCGCCTTCTACTATACCCAATGGCGGCCGGCGGAAGCCGACTACGATCAGGCGGACGTGGAGGCCTTTGACCGTTTCGTCGAGACCTTCCGCTACCTCAAACCCTCCTTTTACGAAACCTTGTAGCAAAACGATAAGAGATCATAAAAAAAGACGGATCACTTTGGCGAGTGATCCGTCTTTTTTTATGCCTGTGAGAATACCTGCTCAGAAATTGACGACCAGGGCCACGCCGAGGATTCTGTCGGTTTTTTCCGAGCCCGGCGCCGGCTCGTTGTCGTATTTCACGACATAACTGGTTTTCATGGACAGAAAACTGTTTAGGGCAGCGATCAGGGCCGTCTCGCTGTTCAACAACCAGTTGTCAGAATTCTCGAAATCAGGCAAATATTCGAGGGTCTGCGAAAAACGGTTCTTTTCGGTAAACTGGTATTGGTATTCGCCGAAAAGCCGCCCGCCCAGATATTCTTCGGAAGAACCGTCCGTGTATTCATCCATGGTATAGGTCAGGCCAGCCTCGCCACGCAGAAAGTGCTTGGGGCCGTCCAGAAATTTGTAGCCGACACCCAGCCCAAAGGTATAACGGCTGTCGATGCCGGCAAACTTGTCCTGCAGCCACCCGGCCGTGCCAAAAGTAAAGAGGCGCTCCGTCAGGGCGTAGTCCCCCCGCAGCTCCGTCATGTACGATTCCGCCGTTTTTTCCCCATCCGTCTCGCCGTACAGAGCCTGCAGCTTCCAGGTCGCCAGAATCCGTTCGGTGAGGGTCACCTGCATCTTGTTTTTAGCGGAAAGTGTGGTGACTTCCGTGTTGCCGCTGGTATCGACATAGGACAATTCCGCCTCATCGCTCCATTTCTTGTCTTCCGCCAGGGCTCCCGTCACTGGCAGCAGCAGCATTACAAAAACACTTAACAGCGTAAAAAATCGCATCATAACCTCCTTCAGCAGGGTTCACATAATCCATAGGCGACTGTGTTTCGACAAGCAACAGTATAGTTGATTTTTTTCGCGTCTGCAGGGACCGCGGGACGGTATTTTTACCCAACGTATGGTTATTTGGCGTATCCTACCAGAACCACCCACCGAAAAGACTGTCTTTTATTCATGAAATCAACTTCTTATGCCTCTTTTTATTCAGCCAAATTCTGGCATACTAGATGCTGTCATTGGAGGGAATCCCCACCCACAGCCCAAGGAGGTTACCCATGGTCTCAGGCAGTACCGCAGTCATCTTTCTTCTTCTGAGCGTCGGGCTCATCATCTTCCTGACGTCCAAGTACCGCATGAACCCCTTTGTCGTTCTCATCCTCGTCTCTTTCCTCTATGGCCTGCTGGTGCAGATGCCTCTTCCCGACATCGTCAAAAACATCCGTAACGGATTCGGCGGGACCCTCGGTTACATCGGTATCGTCATCGTGGCCGGCACCATCATCGGTACTATTCTGGAGAAGACCGGAGCGGCCCTGTCCATGACCCGAGCCATTCTCAAACTGGTCGGTAAGGAGCGCTCGCCCCTGGCCATGAGCGTAGCCGGCTACGCTATTTCCATCCCGGTTTTCTGCGACTCAGGCTATGTCATCCTGACCCCTCTCAACAAAGCCTTGGCCAAGGAGACGGGCAAATCCATGGCCGTCATGGCCGTGGCGCTGGCGACCGGCCTCTACGCCACCCACTGTCTGGTACCGCCAACCCCCGGCCCCATTGCGGCGGCGGGCATCCTCGGCGCCGACCTCGGCCGCGTGATCGGCATGGGATTGCTGGTCTCCATCCCCGCCATGCTGGCCGGCTATTTCTGGGCCACGCGTTTCGCGCGCCGCTATCAAATCGAATCGGACATGGAGGAGACCTACGAGCACCTCATCGGCAAATACGGCAAGCTGCCCGGCGCTTTTCATTCTTTCCTTCCCATTACCCTGCCGATCGTCCTGATTCTGCTCAAGTCGGTGGCTGAGTTCCCCACCAAACCCTTTGGCGAAGGGGGGATGGCCCAGGCCATGAGCTTTATCGGCGATCCCGTCACTGCTCTCACGCTCGGCATTCTCCTGGCCCTGACCCTGGTAGAGAAAGGGCAGATGAAGAATGCCCTCGACAACTGGATGGGCGAAGGGGTTAAGCACGCCGCTCTCATCCTGGCCATCACCGGCGCCGGCGGCGCTTTCGGCAGCATTCTCAAGGCTTCGCCCATCGCCACCTTTTTGGGAGAATCCCTGTCCACCCTGCAGCTTGGCATCTTTCTCCCTTTCGTCATCGCCGCCGCCATCAAAACCGCTCAAGGTTCTTCCACGGTCTCCATCATTACCACCTCGTCCATCATGGCCCCGCTCATGGTAGCCCTCGGGCTCGACCCGGTCTTCACCGTGCTGGCGATTGGCGCTGGCGCCATGACCGTTTCCCACGCCAACGACTCTTATTTCTGGGTGGTGACGCAGTTCTCCAACATGGACGTGCCGGTGGCCTACCGGGCCTACACCAGTGCCACTCTGGTGCTGGGTCTGGTCTCCATCGCCTGCATTTCGGTTCTTTCCTTCATCTTCTAAAGCCAGTCCCGTGGGGACGGTGAAAACCGTCCCCACGTCTGGTTCAAAGTTGTCACAACAGGTACCATTCACATGAGAAATCCTCTGACCTTCCTGCGTACCCGTCTGCTGGAGAGGCTGGCCATGAACAGCTTCGTCGCGGCCGATTTCGAAAAGTCGGCGGTGTATTGGCGCAAACTGGCCCGCCTTAATCCCGAGCACCCAGGCGTTCACTACAATCTCGGGCTGGTGCATATGGCCACCAAGAGCTACGAAGAGGCCGAGCAGGCTTTTCAGGCCGAGCTGACCCGTCAGGGGGAAACCCCGCCGCTGCTCAAAGTACTGGCGGAGTTGGCTTTTCTGAAGGGGGAGAGGATCGCGGCGCTGGATTTCTACCGCAAGGCCGCCCGCGCCGAGGGGCGCCTGTCCAAGGAAGGCCAGCTATTGGAAAGCAAAATCGCCCTGTGCAGCGATGACGAGCGCTTTGCGAGAGCACTGGCTGCCATAGACGATTTTGAGGCGGGATGCGCCCTGATGGAGGACGAGCGCTTCGATGAGGCGGAAAAGAAATACCAGCGGGCGGCCGAAGCGGACCCCACCCATTTTCTCGCCCGCAACAATCTGGGCGTCATCGCCATGAATGTCCAACGGGACCTGAAGCGGGCGCGCGCTTTTTTTGAGCAGGCGGACAATCTCATCGATCACCCCCTGGTCAAGGCCAATCTCCGAAAATTGAGCCATCTGGAAGCAGAGGAGCAGAGGACATGAACCGAGCGATGGAATTTCAGCACCTGAGCGATATCTTTGCCGCCGCCCTGGCCCGGGTCGATCCCTACCGCATGATTCTCAATCGTGTGCGCTTAAATGGCAGCCTGCTGACCATCGATATCGAGGACGATTTTTTCGAGGTCGACCTCAGCGACTACCGGCAGCTCTATGTCATGGGGACGGGCAAGGCGACGGCCAAGATGGCTCTGGCTTTCGAGGAGATCCTCGGTGAACGCATCGATCGGGGCCTCATCGCCGTCAAGTACGGCCACACCGAAACGCTCAACCATATTGAAACCTTGGAGGCCGGCCATCCCGTACCGGACGACAACAGCGTCCTGGCCGGCCAACGCATGCTGGAGATGGCCGCCGCCGCGGACGAAAAAACCCTGGTCATTCATCTCATTTCCGGTGGCGGCTCCGCCCTGCTGGCCTGCCCTTTCCAGGGCGACCACAGGGTGGAGAGCCTCAGCCTGGCCGACAAGCAGCAGGTCACCCGCGCCCTGCTGGCCTGCGGCGCCACTATCAACGAAATCAACGCCATCCGCAAACACCTGTCGGACATCAAGGGTGGTCGCCTGGCGCGGGCTATCGCCCCGGCCCGCTGCCTCAGCTTTATCCTTTCCGACGTGGTTGGTGACCGCCTCGACGCCATCGCTTCCGGCCTGACCAGCCCCGACCACACCACCTTTGCCGACTGCCTGGAGATCCTGAGCAAATACGACATCGCCGGTGAGATACCCACGAAAGCGCTGGCCGTTCTGCAAAAAGGCGCCGACGGCGAACTGAAAGAGACTCCCAAGCCGGGCGATGCCATTTTTGACCGCGTGGCCAACATCCTGATCGGCAGCAACTATGTCAGCCTGCTGGCCGCCCGCGACGCCGCCAGGCAATGGGGCTACCACACGACCATCCTCACCTCCCAGGTAAGCGGCGAGGCCCGCGAATGGGCCAAGGTGCTGGTGGGAATCGGCAAAGACATCCGCAAGGCCAGTGTGCTCAGTCCCAAACCGGCCTGCATTATCGCTGGCGGCGAGACTACCGTGACGCTGCGGGGCAAGGGAAAAGGAGGACGCAACCAGGAGATCGCCCTGGCAGCCCTGGCGGAGATGCAGCAGGACCCGGAAAACTGCCTCGGCCTCTACCTGCTGTCGGCTTCCACCGACGGCAACGACGGCCCCACGGATGCCGCCGGCGCCTTCGCCGCCGTGGAACTGCTGGCGGATGCGGAACAGATAGGACTGGCCGTCGGCGCGTTTCTACGCAACAACGATGCCTACACCTTCTTCGACCAGATCAACGGCCTGCTGAAGACGGGGCCGACCAACACCAACGTCTGCGACCTGCAGATCCTCATCGTTACGGAATAGCCCTCAGGGGCGGGTGAAGGAATAGGGATAGCTCAGATGGTCCGCATAGGTGCCGGCCAGAATCGCGGCAGCGTCCTCAGCGAAGACCCGTTCCTCGTTGGCGGGCACCACAAAGACCTTGACCGGCGAATCGTCGCGGGTGATGGTCGTTTCCCCCGGCATGGCCACGGCGGAGCGGTTGCGCTGGACATCGAGGTGAATGCCGAAAAACTCCATGTCCCGCAGAATCCGCTGCCGGCTCATCCATTCGAGGTCCCCCGCCCCGGAGGTAAAGACGATGGCGTCCACGCCGCCGAGAGCGCTCATGTAGGCGCCAATGTACTTGCGCAGCCGGTAGGTTTCCATGGCGAGGGCCAGTTCACAGCGCTCATCGCCATCCACCACGGCGGCCAGCACATCGCCGCGTTCGCTGAAGCGACCGGTGATGCCCCGCAGGCCGCATTCCAGATTGAGGATGCTGTCCATTTCCCGCGGTGAGTAGCCGCCCCGGGTCATGACATAGGGGAGAATGCCCGCATCGATATCGCCGCAGCGCGTCCCCATGATGGCCCCCTCCAGAGGTGTCATGCCCATGCTGGTGTCGACGGAGATGCCCTGGCGGATGGCGCAGAGGGAAACGCCGCGGTCGACGTGAATGGTGATAAGATTGCACTCGCCCGGCTCCTTACCCAGACGCACGGCCGCCCGCTTGGACATGTAGAGGTGGGAGGGGCCGTGGAAGCCGTAGCGACGCAGGCGGTGCTTTTCGTACCATTCATAAGGCAGAGGATAGATGAAGGCGGTCGGGCTCAGCGTCTGGTGAAAGGCCGTGTCGAACACGGCGATCTGGGGGACATCGGGGAGCAGGGCGATGGCCGCTTCGATACCGGCGATGTTCGGCTCATTGTGCAGGGGCGCCAGCCGGCGCAGGTCTTTGATGGTCGCCAGTACCTCGCCATCGATCTGCACCGAACGGGTAAAACGGTCGCCGCCGTGGGCGACGCGATGGCTGATGGCCCCGAGACGTTCCCCCTCCTGCAACACTCCCTGGTCGACATCGCTGAGCAGGTGGAGGATAAGGGCCAAAGCCTGGCGGTGATCGGCGCACTCCTGACTACTGACCTGGGTGGGACGTCCCGGCACATGGTGGGTCACCGTAGTGCCCCCCACCGCCACCCGATCCACCTGACCGCGGGCCAAAAGGACCCGCCGGTGCCAGTCGAAAAGATGGTAGCGCACCGAATAACTCCAACAGTTCAAAGTCAGTATGAACATCCCTTTCCCTTTCCGCTCAAGACCCTACCAGGTGCCACATATAATCCCACATAGCGAACCACGCCAATTTCGCACGATGCCCCACCGAATTCAACGATTTTTTCGGGCGCCACCCTTGCCCCTGCCCGGGGAGCCTTCTTCCTCATATCTTTTGATTTTCCGGCAAAAAGCGTCATAATAAAATCATTTAAAGCGCTTAGGTACAGAAAGGTCGGCACATGCCCAGAAAACTCGTCCGCAAAAGAGGCAAACCCGCCGGCTCGGCACCCGGCACCCTGATTCATGTCGGCGAGAAACGCACGGAATCTGTTCGCCTTCATTATATCGACTACGATGCCCATCAACTGGAGGAACAGGACGTTGCCGCCGACGAAGCCGCCGCCTGTTGTGCCCTCAAAGACCGCCCGTCCGTAAGTTGGATCAACGTCGACGGCATCCATCAACCGGCGACCATCCAGACGATTGGTGACTGCTTCAGCCTTCACCCCCTCGTCCAGGAGGACATCCTCAACACCGATCACCGGCCCAAGTTCGAAGCCTTTGACGATTATGCCTTTATTGTGCTCAAAATGCCTTTTTACGATCAGGAGCGCCGTGAGGTCCGCACCGAGCAGGTCAGTCTCATCCTGGGCAACCGCTTCGTGCTTTCCTTCCAGGAGAAAGAAGGGGATGTCTTTGACAAGATCAGGGATCGCCTGCGCAACAACAAGGGGCGCATCCGTAAGCTGGGGGCCGATTACCTGGCTTACGCCCTGATCGACGCTGTGGTCGACCACTATTTTTCCATACTGGAACAGATCGGCGACCAGATTGAAGATCTCGAGGATGAGCTGATCCTTGAACCGGATCAGGAGACGCTGCACGCCATTCACAACTTCAAGCGCGAGATGATTCTGCTGCGCAAATCGGTCTGGCCCCTGCGCGAATTGATCAGCGGCCTGCAGCGGGACGAGTCCGACCTGATCAGCGACACGACAAAGATCTATCTGCGCGACGTCTACGACCACACCATCCAGGTCATCGACACGGTGGAGACCTTCCGCGACATCATCGCCGGCATGCTCGACCTGTACCTGTCCAGTCTCAGCAACAGAATGAATGAGGTCATGAAGGTGCTGACCATCATGGCCACTATCTTTATTCCCCTGACCTTTCTGGCCGGTGTCTACGGCATGAACTTTCACTACATGCCCGAACTCACCTGGCGCTGGAGCTATCCCGCCTTCTGGCTGATTATGATCGCCATCGGCCTGGGCCTTTTCGTTGCCTTTAAAAGGAGAAAATGGCTGTGAAGCCCTCATCCTCATCAACCGGGATAGTCCTATGAAGAAGCAAAGCTGCCAGCGCCTCATGGAGCGCCGGGCCAAACGGGACTCTTTTCTGGGCACAGAAGACGGTCTGCCCCTTTTGGAGCAGTTTTTCACCGACCTGGAGTCCGCCTTCGTCGCCGCCCGACAAAACGCCCTGGCGCGCCTCGAAAAAAACCAGAATGCCTTGTCCCAGAGCCTCGACAAGGCGGCCGAGGACCTGGCGAAGAGCCGGGAAAAACTGTCCACCGCCTTCGACGAGACGGCCCAGGGGCAGGCAGGCGATGACAAGACGACCAAAAAACTGCAGAGTGAAATCGACGCCCAGATGCTGTGGCTCTATCAGCGCGTACGCTATCAGCTTGACCAGGCGCTCAAACCATTCACTGCCAAGCGCCGCCCGGTCGGGCAGAGCCTAGAACAGATTTATGATGGCTACCAGGCCTGTATCAAAAAACTGCCGCAGGAAATCGTCCTGATCAAGCCCCGCCAGGAAGACGCCGAGCCCCTCCATGGCCAGAGCATCTTCGCGCGGCAAAAAACGGCCTTTCTCGAGCGGGTCTGCGCCTCCTCCCTGGCCCCCCTTAACCGCTTCCTGTTCTGGCAGGCCCGACGGCAATTGCAGCGACGCTATCGCCAGATCCGTCTGCCGGCCCAGCAGCTTGCCCGTCAGCACCTGCCCGACCGGCAGCAGGTGAGTCAACACCGCCTGGTCAAGGATTATGAGGCCGTTTTCGAGAAGGCCAAAGAAAAGCTGGGGGATAGCTGGCGAAACCTGCGCTTCAACCTGACGGCCGCCATCGAAGAACTCAATGAGCTGCGGATTGAACGCCAGGAAGACAAAGAGGAAACCTTATCGGCCGAGGATTGGCAGGGCAAGCTGGCGGAGATACGCAAGCTGGTCATGGAGGTTCTGGAGCAGACCGCTGCCAGCCTGCAGGAAGTCGATGCGCCCCTGGTCTCTTTTTTTGAAGAGTTCCCCGCCCAACTCGACCTGGAACACGAGCGGCTGGCCTCCTTCCTGTACGAAGACATGCTCAAAGCCCGCCTCTGGCGAGCGCGCCTGCGCTGGGAATTTCATCGGCGCCTCCTGGCCATCCGTAGCCGCTTCAAGCGCCTGAGCAAAGAGCTGAATCTCCCTGCCGACCAGCAGCAGGCCAAAGGGCTGCTGGCGCAGCTGCGGAAAAAAGCGGCGGCGGTCCTCCCTTTTCTGGCCGTCAAGCAGGGGGCGGCGCAGGAAGAACTGCTGCGCATGGCCGATCTTCCTTCCAAGGCCGAACTGGCCCGGCAAAGCCAAAATCTTCCCCCGGTTTACCGGCGCCTTTTCAACACAGGCCCCCTGCGCAGCCGGGAGTTTCTCGTCGGCCGTGATGAAGAGATGGAGACGCTCTCCGAGGTGCTGAATCGCTGGCAGGAAGGGCGCACTTGCAGCGTGGCCATCACCGGCCCGGAAGGCAGCGGCAAGACCACCCTGGTCAACTGCTTCGCCAGTGAATATGGCGCCAGGCACCCCTTAATCCGACAGGTCATCGGACAAAGGCTGCGCCGCGAAGAGGATGTGCTCGCCCTCTTTGCACAATGGTTCGAAGAGGCTCCCCCTTTCGTCTCGCTGACGGATGTGGTGGCCTATATTCGGTCCCGGGAGCCGTTTATTCTGCTGGTGGAAGATGGCCATAATCTGCTGTTGCGCACCATCGGCGGACGCCAGGCCGCCGAAGCTTTTCTCTACGTGCTCCTGGCGACCCGGGGACACTGTCTGTGGCTGATGACCTTCCGGCAATATCCCTTCATCCGCCTCGATTATCAGCTGCGGCTTGGGCAGTACTTCACCCACCAGATACCGACCCTCTTC
The sequence above is a segment of the Desulfuromonas sp. KJ2020 genome. Coding sequences within it:
- a CDS encoding peroxiredoxin encodes the protein MEGHQRNLYLYDRFNARVAGVSRDNVDTLKYFAEEYGLTFPLFSNTSSYLGTWLGAYAPGSPVFARRTVVIDKWGTIRYSKSGNPNYHEVLQVLKELHAEEVSP
- a CDS encoding tetratricopeptide repeat protein — encoded protein: MRNPLTFLRTRLLERLAMNSFVAADFEKSAVYWRKLARLNPEHPGVHYNLGLVHMATKSYEEAEQAFQAELTRQGETPPLLKVLAELAFLKGERIAALDFYRKAARAEGRLSKEGQLLESKIALCSDDERFARALAAIDDFEAGCALMEDERFDEAEKKYQRAAEADPTHFLARNNLGVIAMNVQRDLKRARAFFEQADNLIDHPLVKANLRKLSHLEAEEQRT
- the rseP gene encoding RIP metalloprotease RseP; this translates as MMTAFWGIITLGILIFVHELGHFAVAKWSGVKVLRFSLGFGPRLLSWKKGETEYLVCLLPFGGYVQMHGERKNNPDEAPVSSDDDRAFTNKGVFTRMAIVAAGPLTNLLLPFLILPVAYLVGIHTPAYQIATPQVGHVATQSPADDSGFREGDLLASIEGRRVATWEEANSVFAMAAKEEVSVTVSRQGQNQDLQLAKVAGESYDLRSVGIFPEQAAVLGEVFEGDPARVAGLREGDRIVAINGTPINSWYDVGTVINAAGGAEVTVEVQRAEERLRFTMLPEQSSQGRFLIGISPLQETYLKHFPPLEAVKAGAQKTVELMRLTGDFLRQLVAGNISTDNIGGPVMIVQTAGAAAETGIAATLLFLAFLSIQLGFLNLLPVPVLDGGHLVFFLIELIFGRPLPQAAQETALKFGLLLLLLLMGLALFNDFSRFFS
- a CDS encoding YdiY family protein, whose translation is MMRFFTLLSVFVMLLLPVTGALAEDKKWSDEAELSYVDTSGNTEVTTLSAKNKMQVTLTERILATWKLQALYGETDGEKTAESYMTELRGDYALTERLFTFGTAGWLQDKFAGIDSRYTFGLGVGYKFLDGPKHFLRGEAGLTYTMDEYTDGSSEEYLGGRLFGEYQYQFTEKNRFSQTLEYLPDFENSDNWLLNSETALIAALNSFLSMKTSYVVKYDNEPAPGSEKTDRILGVALVVNF
- a CDS encoding acetate/propionate family kinase, producing the protein MFILTLNCWSYSVRYHLFDWHRRVLLARGQVDRVAVGGTTVTHHVPGRPTQVSSQECADHRQALALILHLLSDVDQGVLQEGERLGAISHRVAHGGDRFTRSVQIDGEVLATIKDLRRLAPLHNEPNIAGIEAAIALLPDVPQIAVFDTAFHQTLSPTAFIYPLPYEWYEKHRLRRYGFHGPSHLYMSKRAAVRLGKEPGECNLITIHVDRGVSLCAIRQGISVDTSMGMTPLEGAIMGTRCGDIDAGILPYVMTRGGYSPREMDSILNLECGLRGITGRFSERGDVLAAVVDGDERCELALAMETYRLRKYIGAYMSALGGVDAIVFTSGAGDLEWMSRQRILRDMEFFGIHLDVQRNRSAVAMPGETTITRDDSPVKVFVVPANEERVFAEDAAAILAGTYADHLSYPYSFTRP
- a CDS encoding GntP family permease; this encodes MVSGSTAVIFLLLSVGLIIFLTSKYRMNPFVVLILVSFLYGLLVQMPLPDIVKNIRNGFGGTLGYIGIVIVAGTIIGTILEKTGAALSMTRAILKLVGKERSPLAMSVAGYAISIPVFCDSGYVILTPLNKALAKETGKSMAVMAVALATGLYATHCLVPPTPGPIAAAGILGADLGRVIGMGLLVSIPAMLAGYFWATRFARRYQIESDMEETYEHLIGKYGKLPGAFHSFLPITLPIVLILLKSVAEFPTKPFGEGGMAQAMSFIGDPVTALTLGILLALTLVEKGQMKNALDNWMGEGVKHAALILAITGAGGAFGSILKASPIATFLGESLSTLQLGIFLPFVIAAAIKTAQGSSTVSIITTSSIMAPLMVALGLDPVFTVLAIGAGAMTVSHANDSYFWVVTQFSNMDVPVAYRAYTSATLVLGLVSIACISVLSFIF
- a CDS encoding glycerate kinase; its protein translation is MNRAMEFQHLSDIFAAALARVDPYRMILNRVRLNGSLLTIDIEDDFFEVDLSDYRQLYVMGTGKATAKMALAFEEILGERIDRGLIAVKYGHTETLNHIETLEAGHPVPDDNSVLAGQRMLEMAAAADEKTLVIHLISGGGSALLACPFQGDHRVESLSLADKQQVTRALLACGATINEINAIRKHLSDIKGGRLARAIAPARCLSFILSDVVGDRLDAIASGLTSPDHTTFADCLEILSKYDIAGEIPTKALAVLQKGADGELKETPKPGDAIFDRVANILIGSNYVSLLAARDAARQWGYHTTILTSQVSGEAREWAKVLVGIGKDIRKASVLSPKPACIIAGGETTVTLRGKGKGGRNQEIALAALAEMQQDPENCLGLYLLSASTDGNDGPTDAAGAFAAVELLADAEQIGLAVGAFLRNNDAYTFFDQINGLLKTGPTNTNVCDLQILIVTE
- a CDS encoding metal ABC transporter permease; amino-acid sequence: METFLDAALHQTFLQNALIGGLLASIACGIVGSFVVVKRIGYIAGGIAHAVLGGMGIAYYFGYSPIGGAIVAALLSAGIIGWINLHWQQQEDTIISALWSVGMATGVLFIARTPGYNVDLMSYLFGNILMIPRQDLYLIFVLDLAIALVILLFYKQFLAVAFDEEFARLRGVRVDLFYLLLLALVSLTVVILIQVVGLIMVIALLTLPAAIAGHFVHSLAKMMVLATLFGAFFTTGGLFISYQPDLPAGATTVLLAGLGYLLSSLFASLRHRIRRPIASR
- the corA gene encoding magnesium/cobalt transporter CorA, with the translated sequence MPRKLVRKRGKPAGSAPGTLIHVGEKRTESVRLHYIDYDAHQLEEQDVAADEAAACCALKDRPSVSWINVDGIHQPATIQTIGDCFSLHPLVQEDILNTDHRPKFEAFDDYAFIVLKMPFYDQERREVRTEQVSLILGNRFVLSFQEKEGDVFDKIRDRLRNNKGRIRKLGADYLAYALIDAVVDHYFSILEQIGDQIEDLEDELILEPDQETLHAIHNFKREMILLRKSVWPLRELISGLQRDESDLISDTTKIYLRDVYDHTIQVIDTVETFRDIIAGMLDLYLSSLSNRMNEVMKVLTIMATIFIPLTFLAGVYGMNFHYMPELTWRWSYPAFWLIMIAIGLGLFVAFKRRKWL